TGCGGCAGGCTGCACTGCGGCCGTACGACCTGTTGTTCCTGTGTGCGCCGGATATTCCGTTCGACCAGGATGGCACGCGGGTGGGGGAGGCCTTCCGGGCGCAGCAGCATGCGTGGTACGTGCACGAGTTGCAGGCGCGGGGAGTCGAGTACGTGCTGCTGGAGGGCGACCTGGAAGCGCGCATCGCGAGGGTGCGGCACGAGCTGGCCAAGCGTACGGACAGCCGGTTCAGTGTAGCGGCATGATCGTCGCCGGGCATGGCCCGGCACTACCGGTAAAGCACAAAAAACCCCGCTTTTGCGGGGTTTTTCGTTCACCGCATGACGCAGGTGATCAGTCGCCCAGGGTCAGCAGCGAGGCGTTGCCGCCGGCGGCGGTGGTGTTCACCGTCACCGTCTTTTCGGTGGCAAAGCGCAGCAGGTAGTGCGGGCCGCCGGCCTTCGGGCCGGTGCCGGACAGGCCCTGGCCGCCGAACGGCTGCACGCCGACCACCGCGCCGATCTGGTTGCGGTTGACGTAGACGTTGCCGACGTGGACGCCGTTGCTGATGCGATCGACGGTCTCGTCGATGCGCGAATGCACGCCCAGGGTCAGGCCGTAGCCGGTGGCGTTGATCTGATCGATCACCGCGTCGAGCTGGTCGCCCTTCCAGCGGATCACGTGCAGGACTGGACCGAAGACTTCCTTGTGCAGCTGGCCGAGGTCCTTCAGTTCATACGCACGCGGTGCGAAGAAGGTGCCATTGGCTGCTTCGGCGGACAGCTCGGCGGCAGCGATCAGGCGCGCTTCGCGGTCCATGCGTTCGGCGTGGTCCTGCAGGATCTTCAGCGCGTCGGCGTCGATCACCGGGCCGACGTCGGTGGACAGCAGGCCGGGGTTGCCGACCTTCAGTTCCTTCATCGCACCGGCCAGCATGGTCATCACCTTGTCGGCGATGTCGTCCTGCACGAACAGCACGCGCGCGGCCGAGCAACGCTGGCCGGCGGAGGTGAAGGCCGAACCGATCGCGTCCTTGACCAGCTGTTCCGGCAGCGCCGAGGAGTCGGCGATGAAGGCGTTCTGGCCACCGGTCTCGGCGATCAGTACACCGATGGCGGCGTCACGTGCGGCCATCGCGCGGTTGATCGCACGGGCGGTGTCGGTGGAGCCGGTGAAGGCCACGCCGGCCACGCGCGGGTCGGCGGTGAGCGCGGCACCGACGGTGGCGCCGTCGCCCGGCAGGAACTGCACCACCTCGGCCGGCACGCCGGCATCGTGCAGCAGCTTGACCGCGTAGTAGCCGATCAGGTTGGTCTGTTCGGCCGGCTTGGCGATGACGCTGTTGCCGGCGGCCAGGGCGGCAGCGACCTGGCCCAGGAAGATCGCCAGCGGGAAGTTCCACGGGCTGATGCAGACGAACACGCCACGGCCGTGCAGCTGCAGCTCGTTGGACTCACCGGTCGGGCTCGGCAGCTTCTCGGCGTGGCTGAACTGCTCGCGCGCCTGCTTGGCGTAGTAGCGCAGGAAGTCCACGGCTTCGCGCACTTCGGCGATGCTGTCGGGCAGGCTCTTGCCGGCTTCCTTCACGCACAGCGCCATGAACTCCGGCATGCGCGCTTCCAGCTGGTCGGCGGCGTGCTCGAGGATGGCGGCGCGGCTGGCGGCCGGGGTGCGGTTCCAGGCCGGCTGCGCGGCCACGGCGTTGGCCAGGGCCTTCTGCACAGTGGCGGCATCGGCGGCCAGCCACTGGCCGACCACCTCGCGGGTGTCGGCCGGGTTGGTCACCGGCAGCGCGGCGCCGGCCGGGTTGGCACCCGGTACCAGCGGAGCGGCCTGCCAGGGCTTCACAGCCGCGTTGATCTGCTCGGCCAGGGCGCGCAGTTCGTTGTCGTTGGCGAGGTTGGCGCCCATGGAGTTCTTCCTGTCGTGGTTCTGGCTGCGCAGCAGGTCAACCGGCAGCGGGATCTTGGGATGCGGGATCGATTCGAACGAGGCGACCATCTCGACCGGATCGCGGATCAGGTCGGCGATCGGCACGCGCTCGTCGGTGATGCGGTTGACGAAGCTGGAGTTGGCGCCGTTTTCAAGCAGGCGACGCACCAGGTACGGCAGCAGGTCTTCATGCGAACCGACCGGTGCATACACGCGGCAGGGCAGGTTCAAGCGGTCGGCCGGCACCACTTCGGCGTACAGGTCATCGCCCATGCCGTGCAGCTTCTGGTGCTCGTACACGCCGCCGTTGGCGATGCTGCGCACGGCCGCGATGGTGTGCGCGTTGTGCGTGGCGAACATCGGGTAGATCGCGTCGGCATGGGTGAACAGGCGCTTCGCGCATGCCAGGTACGACACGTCGGTGTTCTGCTTGCGGGTGAACACCGGGTAGCCCGGATAGCCTTCGATCTGCGCGCGCTTGATCTCGGCATCCCAGTAGGCGCCCTTGACCAGGCGCACCTGCAGGCGGCGACCGGCGCGGCGCGCCATGTCGGCCAGGTGGTCGATCGTGTACGGCGTGCGCTTCTGGTAGGCCTGCACGACCACGCCGAAGCCATCCCAGCCGGCCAGCGAGGCGTCGGAGAAGACCTGCTCGATGATGTCCAGCGACAGTTCCAGGCGGTCGGACTCTTCGGCGTCGACGGTGCAGCCGATGCCGTAGCTCTTGGCCAGTTGTGCCAGTTCCAGCACGCCCGGCACCAGGTCCTTCAGCACGCGCTCGCGCTTGGCGTGCTCGTAGCGCGGGTACAGCGCCGACAGCTTGATCGAGATGCCCGGGGCATTGTTGACGTCGCCGTCCGGACGGCCGCCGCGTGCCTTGTGATCGCCGCCGATGGCGTGGATCGCACGGCGGTAGTCTTCCAGGTAGCGCAGCGCGTCCTTCATGGTCAGCGCGCCTTCGCCCAGCATGTCGAACGAGTAGCGGTAGCTGGCGTTGTCGCCCTTGTGCGAGCGCGACAGCGCTTCGCTGATGGTGCGGCCCATGACGAACTGGTGGCCCATGATCTTCATCGCCTGGCGCACGGCCAGGCGCACCACCGGCTCACCGACGCGGCCGACCAGGCGCTTGAACGCGCTGGGCGCATCGGCGCGGGTGGCGTCGTTCATCTGCACCAGCTTGCCGGTCAGCATCAGGCCCCAGGTGGAGGCGTTGACCAGCACCGAGTCGCTGCCGCCCAGGTGCTTTTCCCAGTCGGCATCGGCCAGCTTGTCGCGGATCAGCTTGTCGGCGGTGTCCTGGTCCGGAATGCGCAGCAGCGCCTCGGCCACGCACATCAGCAGCACGCCTTCCTCGCTGCCCAGGTCGTACTGGCGCATGAAGGCTTCGATCGCGCCCTGGTCCTTGGCACGCACGCGCACGCGGCCGACCAGGTCGGCGGCAAGCGCCTGCACCCTGGCCTGCTCTTCGGCGGGCAGGCGGGCCTGCGCCAGCAGCTCGCGGACGTGGCTGGCCTCGTCCTTCAGCCAGCCATCGGTGATGGCCTGGCGGAACGGGTTGGGGGGCGCCGGCAGTTCCGGCGACAGCAGCGCGCCGGGACGCGGGGCGTCGCTGGCGGCAGGGGAGGAAGAAGGTGCGTTCATGCCGGTCCGGCCAGTGGAAAACTTGGCGATTTTAATCATTTTTGCGCCTTCCGGAAGTGCCCCGCAGCCACCTTCGTGAAGGGCTGATAGCCCCTAACGGTGGTGGGTTCAGCGTGTTCAGCAAGCTCGGCTACATTTGTGCTGAATTCGTCATTCGTGCTGCCGACCCAATGCTGTGTTGCAGCATTGGAAAAAGTGTGAATGCACCCTTGCTACCGGCGAGAGGGCAGGGCTACCATCGAGACGTTTCCCGCGGCAGGAACGCGGTTGCGACATGATCGAGGTGCTTCCAGCTCCGGATGGGTCAGGTACGCAGCTGCGGCTGCGTCCCCCACGGGCGCTCGATGCCCGGCAGTTCGTCCTGTTGTTCACCGTGTTGTCGGGTGCGATGTGGCTGGTGTCCGCCCTTGGGTGGTTGGCCGGCAATGCATTCGCCCCCCTGTTCGCGCTGCTGTACAGCCTGGTGCTGGCAGCGGCGCTGCGTGCCTTGTGGCGCAGCGGTGAACGGCAGGAGGAGATCCGGGTAGTGCCGGCGTACGTGGAGGTCATCCCCGTACCCGGTGGATCGCCGGTGTTCCGGGCCCACCCCCACTGGGTGCGCCTGCTCACCGACGATGAGAGGGTCCGGCTGGCATCCAGCGGCCGGCAGGTGGAGGTGGGGAGTTTCCTCGCGCCGGCCGAACGTCAGACGCTCGCAGAGACACTTGAAAGCTTGCTCGCCGCCAGCGATGGCGGCAACCGACGACGCTAAGGGTCTAGGCAATGAAGCAAAGCAGCAGGTGGGGCACGAAGTGCGTGAACGTGGTTGCCGCAGTGCTGGCGACCGGGGGACTGATGCCGGCGTTGGCCTGGGCCCAGGCGGCCGATCCCAAGCCGTGGCAGCTGAACATGGGCAAGGGGGTGACCCAGACCTCGCGCCTGGCCTGGGAATCGAACAACCTGTCGTTGATCATCTGCACGGTGATCGGCGTCATCGTGTTCGGCGCGATGGCCTATGCCATCTTCAAGTTCCGCAAATCCAAGGGCGCGGTCGCCGCCACCTTCAGCCACAACACCAAGGCCGAGATCATCTGGACGGTGATCCCGGTGATCATCCTGATCGTGATGGCGTGGCCGGCCACGGCCAACCTGATCAAGATGTACGACACCCGCGATGCCGAGATGACGGTGAAGGTCACCGGCTACCAGTGGATGTGGAAGTACGAATATCTCGGCGAGAACGTCACCTTCACCAGCCGCCTGGACCGCGAGTCCGACCGCATGCGGCAGAGTGGCAAGGTGCCGACGCGCGAAAGCCACCCACACTACCTGCTGGACGTGGACAACCGCCTGGTGCTGCCGGTGGATACCAAGGTGCGCTTTGTCATCACCTCCGATGATGTGATCCACGCCTGGTGGGTGCCGGCGCTGGGCTGGAAGCAGGACGCCATCCCTGGCTTCATCAACGAGGCCTGGACCAGCATCGAGCAGCCCGGTGTGTACCGCGGGCAGTGCGCTGAGCTGTGTGGCAAGGACCATGGCTTCATGCCGATCGTGGTCGAGGCGGTGTCCAAGGAAGAATTCAAGCAGTGGCTGGCGCAGCGCAAGCCGGCGCCGCCCGCCGCGCCGGCAACGCCGGCGGCACCTGCCGAACCGGCAGCACCGGCGGGCCAGGCACCTGCTGCGCCTGCCGCTGCAGAAACCGGCAGCGCGCCTGCCACCGCGGCCAGCGGAGCGTGATGTAAAGCCCGCGGCCGCCAGCGGCCGTGGTGACAACCGATTCTGAGAGGTGTTTTGCAATGGCGCACTCGGCAGTTGGGCACGACGATCACCATCACCACCAGAGCTTCTTCGAGCGTTGGTTCTTCTCGACCAACCACAAGGACATCGGCACGCTGTACCTGGGTTTCAGCTTCATCATGTTCGTCATCGGCGCTTTCATGAGCGTGCTGATCCGGCTTGAGCTTGCCCAGCCCGGCATCCAGTTCATCCGGCCGGAGGTGTTCAATCAGCTGACCACGGTGCATGCGCTGGTGATGATCTTCGGTGGCGTGATGCCGGCTTTCGTCGGCCTGGCCAACTGGATGATCCCGCTGCAGATCGGCGCGCCGGACATGGCGCTGCCGCGCATGAACAACTGGTCGTTCTGGTTGCTGCCGGTGGCCTTCAGCCTGCTGCTGCTGACGTTCCTGCTGCCCGGCGGTGCACCGGCCGGCGGCTGGACGCTGTACCCGCCGCTGTCGCTGCAGGGCGGCTACAACGTCGCTTTCACTGTGTTCGCCATCCACGTGGCCGGCATCAGCTCGATCATGGGCGCGATCAACATCATCGCCACCGTGCTCAACATGCGCGCGCCGGGCATTGACCTGCTGAAGATGCCGATCTTCTGCTGGGCCTGGCTGATCACCGCGTTCCTGCTGATCGCGGTGATGCCGGTGCTGGCCGGTGCGGTGACCATGCTGCTGACCGACAAGTTCTTCGGTACCAGTTTCTTCAACGCCGCCGGTGGCGGTGATCCGGTGATGTTCCAGCACATCTTCTGGTTCTTCGGGCACCCCGAGGTCTACATCATGATCCTGCCCGCCTTCGGCGTGGTCAGCGAGATCATCCCGACCTTCAGCCGCAAGCCGCTGTTCGGCTACCAGGCGATGGTGTACGCCACCGCCGCGATCGCGTTCCTGTCGTTCATCGTCTGGGCCCACCACATGTTCACCGTGGGCATGCCACTGGGCGGCGAGATCTACTTCATGTTCGCCACCATGCTGATCTCGATCCCGACCGGCGTGAAGGTGTTCAACTGGGTCAGCACGATGTGGCGTGGCTCGCTGACGTTCGAGGCGCCGATGCTGTGGTCGGTGGCCTTCGTCATCCTGTTCACCATCGGTGGCTTCTCTGGCCTGATGCTGGCCATCGTCGCCGCCGACTTCCAGTACCACGACACCTACTTCGTGGTCGCCCACTTCCACTACGTGCTGGTGACCGGCGCGGTATTCGCGCTGATCGCCGCGGTGTACTACTGGTGGCCGAAGTGGACCGGGCGCATGTACAGCGAGAGGTGGGCCAAGGTGCACTTCTGGTGGTCGATCGTGTTCGTCAACCTGCTGTTCTTCCCGCAGCACTTCCTCGGCCTGGCCGGCATGCCGCGGCGCATTCCCGATTACAGCGTGGCCTTCGCAGACTGGAACCTGATCAGTTCGATCGGTGCGTTCGGCATGTTCGTCACCCCGTTCATGATGGCGGCGATCCTGCTGTCCTCGCTGCGCAACGGCGAAAAGGCCGAAGCACGCAGCTGGGAGGGCGCGCGCGGCCTGGAGTGGACGCTGCCGTCGCCGGTACCGTCGCACACCTTCACCACGCCGCCGACCATCCGCCCGGGAGATCTGGCGCATGACGACATCACGCATTGAGGTGGCGCATGCATAACGAGAGCCCGCTCCCGATCGGCAGAGTCGAGCCAGCTTCGGCTGACAGCGTGTCGTCCAGTCAAGAGCAGCCGACCCGCGGTCGGCTCTACCAGGGCGGAAGCATCGAGCTGCAGCGACAGCGCGCGAAGCGCACCGCGATGTGGGTCGGCGGCGTCGCCGTGCTGGTCTACGTCGGTTTCATCCTCAGTGGGGTGATCGGCCGATGAGCGAGGCGCCGGCCAGCACGCCGTCACCCAGTGCCGGGCTGCCGCGCCTGATCGGCGTGGCGGTGGCGGTGTTCCTGCTGACGTTCTCGCTGGTGCCGCTGTACCGCATCGCCTGCGAAAAGGTGTTCGGCGTGCGCCTGGAGCGCGGCCCTGGAGGTGAAGCCAGTACGGGTGCTGCAGCTGGCAAGCGCACCGTGCGGGTGGAGTTCGACGGGGGCGTCAATTCGCGGCTGCCGTGGTCGTTCCATCCCGAGCAGCTGACCATGGACGTGGTGCCCGGCGAACTCAACGAGGCGCTGTACTTCGCCCGCAACGACAGCGCGGCTGCAGTGGTCGGCAGCGCGGTGCCTTCGGTGGCACCGGCGCGTGCGTCGGGCTTCTTCAGCAAGACCGAGTGCTTCTGTTTCACCGCGCAGACGCTGCAGGCCGGCGAGAAGCGCGACATGCCGGTGCGCTTCATCGTCGATCCGGACCTGCCACCGGAGATCAAGACGATCACGCTGTCCTACACCTTCTACCGCAACGACGCGCTGTCCGATCGGCTGGCTCCGGCCGCCACCTCGGAAGGCGCGCACGCCGCACCCTGACCTCGGATACCGACATGGCCCAGACACCGACCGACGCCAACGTGTACTTCGTCCCGGCCCAGAGCAAATGGCCGTTCGTGGGTTCCATCGCGATGATGGTGACCATGGTCGGTGTGGCCAGCTGGCTCAACGATGCCAGCTGGGGACGCTGGACGTTCTACATCGGCATCGCGATGCTGGTGCTGACCCTGTTCTGGTGGTTCAGCGACGTGGTGCGCGAATCGCAGGCTGGCAACTACAACCATCAGGTCGATGGCTCGTTCCGGATGGGGATGATCTGGTTCATCTTCTCCGAAGTGATGTTCTTCGGTGCGTTCTTCGGCGCGCTGTTCTACACCCGCAACCTGGGCCTGTCGTGGCTCAGCGGCGAAGGCCGCGGGGTGATGACCAACGAGCTGCTATGGCAGGGCTATTCCGCCGGATGGCCGACCAATGGCCCGGCGGCGATCGGTGGCGCGTTCCAGACCATCCCGGCCTGGGGCCTGCCACTGATCAATACGCTGATCCTGCTGACCTCCGGCGTGACCCTGACCATTGCCCACCACGCGCTGAAGGCCGGCAACCGCCGCCAGCTGCTGATCTGGCTGGGCCTGACCGTGGTGCTCGGCCTCGGCTTCCTGACCCTGCAGGCGGAGGAGTACATCCACGCCTACAAGGAACTGAACCTGACGCTCGGTTCGGGCATCTACGGTTCAACGTTCTTCATGCTGACTGGCTTCCACGGCGCGCACGTGCTGCTGGGCACGATCATGCTGATCGTGATGTGGCTGCGCTCGGCCAAGGGGCACTTCACCCGCGACAACCATTTCGGTTTTGAAGCCGCCGCGTGGTACTGGCACTTCGTCGACGTGGTGTGGCTGATGCTGTTCCTGTTCGTCTACGTGCTTTGACCACGCAGGCAGCGGTGGCTTCAGCCGCCGATGCCGTGCGGTTTGATCCAGCCCATGTAGATGCTCACGATCACCAGCAGGATCAGCGCCACCGACACCGAGATGCGACGTGTCAGTGCGTTGACCGTACGCTTGGTCTGGCCGCGGTCGACCAGCAGGTAATACAGGCCGGCGCCCAGATTCCAGACGATGACGATCAGAAACGCGATTACCAGCAGGGTCTTCAGCGAATCACTCATGCGCGGCTCGAGGGCAGGGTGGATGCGCCTATCTGACCGCGTTTGCGCGGACTTGTCATGATGCGCCAGCACACGCGCGTGATCGGATGGCTGCTGGCCGTGCTGGCGATGGCGGGTTTCAGCGCGTTGGGGCTGTGGCAGCTGCAGCGCATGCATGCCAAACAGTCAATGTTGGATGCGCAGGGGCCAGCTGTGGCACAGGCGCTGCCGCTGGCGCAGGCCCTGGCAGCCCCGGGTGCGCTGCACGGTGTGGCCGATCACGGTCGCTTCCTGCCCGGCATGGTGCTGCTGGACAACCAGACCCGGCACGGCCGTGCCGGCGTAAAGATCTATCGCCCGTTCCGCAGTGACGAAGGCAGCGTGCTGCTGGTCGATCTCGGCTGGCGCGCGCTGCCGCCGGATCGCACGCTGCCGGACATTCCGGCGCCGCCTTCACCGGTGGCGGTGCGCGGGCTGCTGGCGCCGCCGCCGTCGGCGGGGCTGGTACTGGGCCCGGCGTTCTCCGCCACTGGGGAGGCCGGGCGCTGGCTGGCCAGCCGATTGCCGGCCGAGGGGCTGGCGGCAGCGCTTGGCCTGCCTGCGCTGCCCGAACGGGTCCTGCGACTGGACCCGGCGCTGCCGTTCGGCGACGAACGCGATCTGGACCTGCTGCCGAACACGTTGCCGCCGCAGCGTCACCTGGGCTACGCCGTGCAGTGGTTCGGGCTGGCCCTGACCGTGCTGGTGGTGGCCGTGGTGCTGGAGTGGCGCAGGAGACGCGCCGTGGCACGGTAGTGCCGGCCACTGGCCGGCACGCCCTCGGATTCCTGGATGCCGGCCAGCGGCCGGCACTACCGCGGCATCACCCCCGCATCCCCTACCCAACCATGAGAAAATGCCCCGCATGAACACTGCTACGTCCCCGCAGGCGCGCGGCTCCGGCCGCCGGACCCTGGTGCTGCTGTTTGCCGTGTTCTTCGGGGCGATGGCGCTGGCCGCGGTGTTGCGCTTCTCCGGCTGGCAACCAACCGGGCACCGCAATGCCGGACAGCTGCTGAAGCCGCCGGTCGATCTGCGCCAGCAGGCGCCGACCCTGGCCAGCGGCCAGCCCTACCCCTGGAACCCCGAGGCCCGCACCTGGCGCCTGCTGGTGGCCCCGCCCGGCACCTGCGACGCGCAGTGCGTCACTTTGTCGCAGGGACTGGGCAAGGTGTGGCAGCTGTTCGGCCATAACGCCGATAATGTCGAGATCCTGTGGCTGGGAACGCCACCGGCGTCGATCGCCTCGCTGCCCGCGCTGCGGCCGCTGGCTCCGTCGCCAGCCCTGCGCGCGGCGTTGCCGGGCGTCGATGATCCGGCGGGACTGCCGGTCTACGTGATCGATCCGAACGGCTTCGTGATCATGCGCCATGCCCCGGGTTCCGACCTCGGTGGCCTGCGCAAGGACATGGCCACGTTGCTGAAACTGAAGTGAGTCCCGTTTGATGAGCCTTTCCGCGCGTCCGGCGCTGCACCGCAATTTCCACCGCCTGGCGTGGTTCGCCATGATCATGACCGCGAGCACGATCATGTTCGGCGCCTTCGTGCGCCTGTCCGATGCCGGCCTGAGCTGCCCGGACTGGCCGACCTGCTATGGCCAGGCCACCTGGCCGCAGCACGTGGAAGAGACCATCGGCCACCCGGCGGCGGAGATCCGCCCGCTGGAGACCCACAAGGCCTGGCGTGAGCAGGTGCACCGTTTCCTGGCCGGCGCGCTGGGCATCGAGATCCTGACCCTGGCGCTGCTGGCCACGCGCAAGCGGCGATTCGGAAGTACGGCGGTAGTGACCGCCTGCGTACTGGTGGCCGCCGGTATACCGTTGTACATGATGGGCTGGCATGGCACCGCCAGCGTATTGGCGTTGATCGGCGAGGCGATCCTGCTGATCGCCGCGCTGCGCTGGAGCAACATCGACCTGGCGCGCGCGGCACTGCTGACCCTGGCGGTGGTGATCTTCCAGGCCCTGCTGGGCATGTGGACGGTGACCCTGCTGCTCAAACCCATCGTGGTGATGGGCCATCTGCTGGGCGGCATGCTGATGTTCGGCCTGCTGGTGTGGATGGCCTGGCGCGCAACGCACATGCCGATCACCCTGGCCGAAGCGCCGAAGCTGAAGTGGCTGTTGCGCATCGGTGTGGCGGTGCTGGTCACCCAGATCGCACTGGGGGGCTGGGTCAGTGCCAACTACGCGGCGCTGGCCTGCGGCGGCGGCAGCGCCTCGCTGGACAACTTCCCGCGCTGCGCCAACCAGTGGTGGCCGCAGCACAACTTCGTCGAAGGCTTCACCCTGTGGCGCGGCATCGGCGTGGATTACGAAGGCGGCGTGCTGGATGGCGCTTCGCGTATCGCCATCCAGATGGCGCACCGTA
The sequence above is a segment of the Stenotrophomonas maltophilia genome. Coding sequences within it:
- a CDS encoding cytochrome c oxidase subunit 3 — encoded protein: MAQTPTDANVYFVPAQSKWPFVGSIAMMVTMVGVASWLNDASWGRWTFYIGIAMLVLTLFWWFSDVVRESQAGNYNHQVDGSFRMGMIWFIFSEVMFFGAFFGALFYTRNLGLSWLSGEGRGVMTNELLWQGYSAGWPTNGPAAIGGAFQTIPAWGLPLINTLILLTSGVTLTIAHHALKAGNRRQLLIWLGLTVVLGLGFLTLQAEEYIHAYKELNLTLGSGIYGSTFFMLTGFHGAHVLLGTIMLIVMWLRSAKGHFTRDNHFGFEAAAWYWHFVDVVWLMLFLFVYVL
- a CDS encoding COX15/CtaA family protein; its protein translation is MSLSARPALHRNFHRLAWFAMIMTASTIMFGAFVRLSDAGLSCPDWPTCYGQATWPQHVEETIGHPAAEIRPLETHKAWREQVHRFLAGALGIEILTLALLATRKRRFGSTAVVTACVLVAAGIPLYMMGWHGTASVLALIGEAILLIAALRWSNIDLARAALLTLAVVIFQALLGMWTVTLLLKPIVVMGHLLGGMLMFGLLVWMAWRATHMPITLAEAPKLKWLLRIGVAVLVTQIALGGWVSANYAALACGGGSASLDNFPRCANQWWPQHNFVEGFTLWRGIGVDYEGGVLDGASRIAIQMAHRMFAVVVAVYLLWLGVRLFRLPSMRGWASALIALLVLQVTLGILNVKLALPLEVAVAHNGVAVALLFVLVSLLARLRAPD
- a CDS encoding SURF1 family protein produces the protein MMRQHTRVIGWLLAVLAMAGFSALGLWQLQRMHAKQSMLDAQGPAVAQALPLAQALAAPGALHGVADHGRFLPGMVLLDNQTRHGRAGVKIYRPFRSDEGSVLLVDLGWRALPPDRTLPDIPAPPSPVAVRGLLAPPPSAGLVLGPAFSATGEAGRWLASRLPAEGLAAALGLPALPERVLRLDPALPFGDERDLDLLPNTLPPQRHLGYAVQWFGLALTVLVVAVVLEWRRRRAVAR
- the ctaD gene encoding cytochrome c oxidase subunit I, which translates into the protein MAHSAVGHDDHHHHQSFFERWFFSTNHKDIGTLYLGFSFIMFVIGAFMSVLIRLELAQPGIQFIRPEVFNQLTTVHALVMIFGGVMPAFVGLANWMIPLQIGAPDMALPRMNNWSFWLLPVAFSLLLLTFLLPGGAPAGGWTLYPPLSLQGGYNVAFTVFAIHVAGISSIMGAINIIATVLNMRAPGIDLLKMPIFCWAWLITAFLLIAVMPVLAGAVTMLLTDKFFGTSFFNAAGGGDPVMFQHIFWFFGHPEVYIMILPAFGVVSEIIPTFSRKPLFGYQAMVYATAAIAFLSFIVWAHHMFTVGMPLGGEIYFMFATMLISIPTGVKVFNWVSTMWRGSLTFEAPMLWSVAFVILFTIGGFSGLMLAIVAADFQYHDTYFVVAHFHYVLVTGAVFALIAAVYYWWPKWTGRMYSERWAKVHFWWSIVFVNLLFFPQHFLGLAGMPRRIPDYSVAFADWNLISSIGAFGMFVTPFMMAAILLSSLRNGEKAEARSWEGARGLEWTLPSPVPSHTFTTPPTIRPGDLAHDDITH
- the coxB gene encoding cytochrome c oxidase subunit II, whose product is MKQSSRWGTKCVNVVAAVLATGGLMPALAWAQAADPKPWQLNMGKGVTQTSRLAWESNNLSLIICTVIGVIVFGAMAYAIFKFRKSKGAVAATFSHNTKAEIIWTVIPVIILIVMAWPATANLIKMYDTRDAEMTVKVTGYQWMWKYEYLGENVTFTSRLDRESDRMRQSGKVPTRESHPHYLLDVDNRLVLPVDTKVRFVITSDDVIHAWWVPALGWKQDAIPGFINEAWTSIEQPGVYRGQCAELCGKDHGFMPIVVEAVSKEEFKQWLAQRKPAPPAAPATPAAPAEPAAPAGQAPAAPAAAETGSAPATAASGA
- a CDS encoding cytochrome c oxidase assembly protein; this translates as MSEAPASTPSPSAGLPRLIGVAVAVFLLTFSLVPLYRIACEKVFGVRLERGPGGEASTGAAAGKRTVRVEFDGGVNSRLPWSFHPEQLTMDVVPGELNEALYFARNDSAAAVVGSAVPSVAPARASGFFSKTECFCFTAQTLQAGEKRDMPVRFIVDPDLPPEIKTITLSYTFYRNDALSDRLAPAATSEGAHAAP
- the putA gene encoding bifunctional proline dehydrogenase/L-glutamate gamma-semialdehyde dehydrogenase PutA codes for the protein MNAPSSSPAASDAPRPGALLSPELPAPPNPFRQAITDGWLKDEASHVRELLAQARLPAEEQARVQALAADLVGRVRVRAKDQGAIEAFMRQYDLGSEEGVLLMCVAEALLRIPDQDTADKLIRDKLADADWEKHLGGSDSVLVNASTWGLMLTGKLVQMNDATRADAPSAFKRLVGRVGEPVVRLAVRQAMKIMGHQFVMGRTISEALSRSHKGDNASYRYSFDMLGEGALTMKDALRYLEDYRRAIHAIGGDHKARGGRPDGDVNNAPGISIKLSALYPRYEHAKRERVLKDLVPGVLELAQLAKSYGIGCTVDAEESDRLELSLDIIEQVFSDASLAGWDGFGVVVQAYQKRTPYTIDHLADMARRAGRRLQVRLVKGAYWDAEIKRAQIEGYPGYPVFTRKQNTDVSYLACAKRLFTHADAIYPMFATHNAHTIAAVRSIANGGVYEHQKLHGMGDDLYAEVVPADRLNLPCRVYAPVGSHEDLLPYLVRRLLENGANSSFVNRITDERVPIADLIRDPVEMVASFESIPHPKIPLPVDLLRSQNHDRKNSMGANLANDNELRALAEQINAAVKPWQAAPLVPGANPAGAALPVTNPADTREVVGQWLAADAATVQKALANAVAAQPAWNRTPAASRAAILEHAADQLEARMPEFMALCVKEAGKSLPDSIAEVREAVDFLRYYAKQAREQFSHAEKLPSPTGESNELQLHGRGVFVCISPWNFPLAIFLGQVAAALAAGNSVIAKPAEQTNLIGYYAVKLLHDAGVPAEVVQFLPGDGATVGAALTADPRVAGVAFTGSTDTARAINRAMAARDAAIGVLIAETGGQNAFIADSSALPEQLVKDAIGSAFTSAGQRCSAARVLFVQDDIADKVMTMLAGAMKELKVGNPGLLSTDVGPVIDADALKILQDHAERMDREARLIAAAELSAEAANGTFFAPRAYELKDLGQLHKEVFGPVLHVIRWKGDQLDAVIDQINATGYGLTLGVHSRIDETVDRISNGVHVGNVYVNRNQIGAVVGVQPFGGQGLSGTGPKAGGPHYLLRFATEKTVTVNTTAAGGNASLLTLGD
- a CDS encoding DUF2244 domain-containing protein is translated as MIEVLPAPDGSGTQLRLRPPRALDARQFVLLFTVLSGAMWLVSALGWLAGNAFAPLFALLYSLVLAAALRALWRSGERQEEIRVVPAYVEVIPVPGGSPVFRAHPHWVRLLTDDERVRLASSGRQVEVGSFLAPAERQTLAETLESLLAASDGGNRRR
- a CDS encoding twin transmembrane helix small protein, with protein sequence MSDSLKTLLVIAFLIVIVWNLGAGLYYLLVDRGQTKRTVNALTRRISVSVALILLVIVSIYMGWIKPHGIGG